In the Haloferula helveola genome, one interval contains:
- a CDS encoding histidine kinase, protein MTPGRLMVRIALPLVFSAQMASGETWEQDLANAFSGRLSEIDLEIEKVEAVLPDLPSLPVDDQGGTGGFATLYPEPVGEFPISLMWEGSEAVDFVALVPPRRYGVEGLESQYGTPDAFRVELLGPDGEVVSTVAEVDRVWAHPVRDGHPFVFPLPSPVEASGMRVVATRLPIDGEKFVHAWAEWFVYAGDRNLAPSATEVIPSEKDNVLTPSAPWHWNREFLADGQTPLGLPELPAGEHRNIGWLSNGRDRADKAAWLELDLGESKSFDALRLIPAKRPTSDLPSGFGFPRELRVSVSEERSGSGSGAPAGDAVVLSMRNPGHNPVAVPLGEQTGRYVRIEATQLWKPFDSFPAFFALSEVEVLSGPENLALGAAVRSPDGMGNVIASGARFWSTVSLCDGFGPDGKLVSPRDWLVELDRRLALETERHELREEAGAIVNHWRRMGLTAFGLIGLAGAFALIVLPLRYRVRARKELKKVRERIAGDLHDEVGSNLGSIQMFADLAEGRIGPTKELKRIQRIAAETVSAVRDIVWLLRPQGGHRIGTVEHMRETASIMLEPVEWKFTANEPAWQCELEDEASRHLFLFFREALHNILRHAEASVVTMRAEETDGRFILKIRDDGKGIPPEKMARPSTLRALHQRTEALGAKLEVDTEPGKGTGLVLSIPLEKRRRKSPTPGIAQPAAAGS, encoded by the coding sequence ATGACTCCCGGCCGCCTTATGGTGCGCATCGCGCTACCGCTCGTTTTTTCCGCCCAGATGGCGAGTGGGGAAACATGGGAGCAGGATCTCGCAAACGCCTTCTCGGGGCGGCTTTCGGAGATCGATCTTGAGATCGAGAAGGTCGAGGCCGTGCTGCCGGATCTGCCGTCGCTGCCGGTCGATGATCAAGGGGGGACCGGCGGATTCGCCACACTTTATCCGGAGCCGGTTGGGGAGTTTCCGATCAGCCTGATGTGGGAAGGGAGTGAAGCTGTCGACTTCGTCGCGCTGGTCCCGCCACGCCGCTACGGGGTCGAGGGGCTTGAGTCGCAGTATGGGACGCCGGACGCCTTCCGGGTCGAATTGCTCGGACCGGACGGGGAGGTGGTTTCGACGGTTGCGGAGGTCGACCGGGTCTGGGCGCATCCGGTCCGGGACGGGCATCCGTTTGTGTTTCCGCTGCCTTCTCCTGTTGAGGCCTCGGGCATGCGGGTCGTCGCCACCCGCCTCCCGATCGACGGCGAGAAGTTCGTTCACGCGTGGGCCGAGTGGTTCGTCTATGCGGGCGACCGGAATCTTGCTCCGAGCGCGACCGAGGTGATTCCGTCGGAGAAGGACAACGTCCTGACGCCATCGGCGCCGTGGCATTGGAATCGCGAGTTTCTCGCCGACGGGCAGACCCCGCTGGGATTGCCGGAGTTGCCGGCCGGCGAACACCGGAACATCGGCTGGCTTTCGAATGGTCGCGACCGGGCGGACAAAGCGGCATGGCTGGAGCTGGATCTGGGCGAGTCGAAGTCGTTCGATGCCCTGCGGCTCATCCCGGCCAAGCGTCCGACGTCCGACCTTCCCAGCGGGTTCGGATTTCCGCGCGAGCTACGGGTCAGTGTTTCCGAGGAGCGGAGCGGGTCCGGAAGCGGCGCTCCCGCCGGGGATGCTGTCGTGCTTTCGATGCGCAATCCCGGGCACAATCCGGTTGCGGTTCCGCTTGGGGAGCAGACGGGGCGGTACGTCCGGATCGAGGCGACCCAGCTCTGGAAGCCCTTTGACAGCTTTCCCGCATTCTTCGCACTAAGCGAGGTTGAGGTCCTATCCGGTCCCGAGAATCTCGCCCTCGGAGCCGCGGTCCGGTCTCCCGATGGCATGGGAAACGTGATCGCTTCGGGAGCACGTTTTTGGAGCACCGTCAGTCTCTGCGACGGATTCGGACCCGACGGCAAGTTGGTCTCGCCACGGGACTGGCTGGTTGAGCTGGACCGTCGGCTTGCGCTCGAGACCGAGCGGCACGAGTTGCGCGAAGAGGCCGGGGCGATTGTGAATCATTGGCGGCGGATGGGACTCACCGCTTTCGGCCTGATCGGGCTGGCCGGTGCCTTCGCGCTGATCGTGCTGCCGCTGCGCTACCGGGTGCGGGCACGTAAGGAACTGAAAAAGGTCCGCGAGCGGATCGCGGGGGACCTGCACGACGAGGTCGGAAGCAATCTCGGCAGCATCCAGATGTTCGCCGACTTGGCGGAGGGTCGGATCGGGCCAACCAAGGAGCTGAAGCGGATCCAGCGGATCGCCGCCGAGACGGTGAGTGCCGTGCGCGACATCGTTTGGCTACTCCGACCGCAGGGCGGACATCGGATCGGGACGGTCGAGCACATGCGCGAGACCGCCTCGATCATGCTCGAGCCGGTCGAATGGAAGTTCACCGCCAACGAACCCGCGTGGCAGTGCGAGCTTGAGGACGAGGCGAGCCGCCACCTGTTCCTGTTCTTTCGCGAGGCCCTGCACAACATCCTGCGTCACGCCGAGGCATCGGTGGTGACCATGAGGGCGGAGGAGACGGACGGACGCTTCATCTTGAAAATCCGTGACGACGGAAAGGGGATCCCGCCGGAGAAAATGGCGCGTCCTTCAACCTTGCGGGCCTTGCACCAGCGAACCGAGGCACTCGGGGCCAAGCTTGAGGTCGATACCGAACCCGGCAAAGGCACCGGACTCGTTCTGAGCATCCCTCTGGAGAAGCGGCGCCGGAAGTCGCCGACGCCGGGGATTGCGCAACCGGCCGCCGCGGGGTCATGA
- a CDS encoding family 78 glycoside hydrolase catalytic domain gives MKTAARVGIAALIVKLAGGAPVHLVEEPPAKISTPEPGVILVDFGKVAFGNLELSPPEGAKGRLKVHFGEAEENGRINRKPPGTVRYAVAETDFTGGTPLIAAPPADARNTKQPAAILTPSDWGVVLPFRWVEIEGWPGQLEPDQILRRSAFASTWNDDSAAFDSSDETLDRIWELCRYSIKATTFAGVYVDGDRERIPYEADAYLNQLSHYAVDNDIQMARDTYDRLMAHPTWPTEWAPHMVFMAHADWMHTGDAEWLKPRYEALKSKLLMDRVREDGLVTSNDRQQKRDDIVDWPKGERDGYVFREINTVVNAFHIAAVRRMADIADAVGKTDEADSYRQRAEKTGKRFNELLFNKRTGVYRDGIGTDHASAHASLFPLAFGLVPQEHIGTVTTHLKKRGMACSVYAAQYLMEALFENGADKAALDLILAKGDRSWRHMLESGTTISWEAWDQRYKPNQDWNHAWGAAPANLLPRYVIGAQPLTPGWKTTRIRPCLSGLTETKGKVPTPHGPIHVHWSKRGAVLGLRLELPEGIEAKVELPAIGGNKVTADGHDVPVTKEGSVLKLEEKFTGSTEFTVR, from the coding sequence ATGAAAACCGCAGCGCGGGTCGGAATCGCCGCTCTGATCGTCAAACTCGCCGGCGGAGCTCCCGTCCATCTCGTCGAAGAACCGCCGGCCAAAATCAGCACCCCGGAACCCGGCGTGATTCTTGTGGATTTCGGCAAGGTGGCCTTTGGCAATCTCGAGCTGTCACCGCCCGAAGGAGCGAAGGGACGCCTGAAGGTGCATTTCGGCGAGGCCGAGGAGAACGGACGCATCAACCGCAAGCCTCCCGGAACGGTCCGCTACGCCGTGGCGGAAACCGATTTCACCGGAGGCACTCCGCTCATCGCCGCGCCGCCCGCGGACGCCCGCAACACCAAGCAGCCGGCCGCGATCCTCACACCGAGCGACTGGGGTGTGGTGCTCCCGTTCCGCTGGGTGGAGATTGAGGGCTGGCCGGGTCAACTGGAGCCCGACCAGATCCTCCGGCGCTCGGCATTTGCTTCGACGTGGAACGACGACTCCGCGGCCTTCGACTCTTCCGACGAAACGCTCGACCGGATCTGGGAGCTTTGCCGCTACTCGATCAAGGCGACGACCTTTGCCGGAGTGTATGTCGACGGGGACCGCGAGCGGATCCCCTACGAGGCTGATGCCTATCTCAACCAACTCAGCCACTACGCCGTCGACAACGACATCCAGATGGCCCGCGACACCTACGACCGGCTGATGGCGCACCCGACGTGGCCGACCGAATGGGCGCCCCACATGGTCTTCATGGCCCACGCCGACTGGATGCACACCGGAGATGCCGAATGGCTCAAGCCGCGCTACGAGGCATTGAAGTCGAAGCTTCTGATGGACCGGGTCCGCGAGGACGGATTGGTGACCAGCAATGACCGCCAGCAGAAGCGGGATGACATCGTCGATTGGCCCAAAGGAGAACGCGACGGCTACGTCTTCCGCGAGATCAACACCGTGGTGAACGCCTTCCACATCGCTGCCGTCCGGAGGATGGCCGACATCGCCGACGCCGTGGGCAAGACCGATGAGGCCGACTCCTACCGCCAACGAGCGGAGAAGACCGGAAAGCGGTTCAACGAACTGCTCTTCAACAAGCGGACCGGTGTCTATCGCGACGGCATCGGAACCGACCATGCCTCAGCGCACGCCAGCCTTTTCCCCCTCGCTTTCGGACTGGTCCCGCAAGAACACATCGGCACCGTCACCACCCACCTCAAAAAGCGCGGCATGGCCTGCTCGGTCTACGCGGCCCAGTACCTCATGGAAGCGCTCTTCGAGAATGGCGCGGACAAGGCGGCACTCGACCTCATCCTCGCCAAAGGCGACCGCAGCTGGCGGCACATGCTCGAGAGCGGCACTACCATCAGCTGGGAGGCGTGGGACCAGCGCTACAAGCCGAACCAAGATTGGAACCATGCGTGGGGCGCCGCTCCCGCGAACCTGCTCCCCCGCTACGTCATCGGTGCCCAGCCGTTGACCCCGGGGTGGAAGACCACCCGCATCCGTCCCTGCCTGTCGGGCCTGACCGAGACGAAGGGCAAGGTTCCGACGCCGCACGGACCCATCCATGTCCACTGGAGCAAACGTGGTGCGGTTCTCGGGCTTCGGCTCGAACTGCCCGAAGGAATCGAAGCCAAGGTCGAACTCCCCGCGATCGGCGGCAACAAGGTGACCGCCGACGGTCATGATGTGCCGGTCACCAAGGAAGGTTCCGTTCTGAAACTTGAAGAGAAGTTCACGGGATCGACCGAGTTCACGGTTCGCTGA
- the ald gene encoding alanine dehydrogenase produces the protein MKIGIPKEIKAQEARIAMIPGVVGELVRRGHEVFVQQSSGEGSSYTDEQYVAQGATMVPDAAAVFGSADMIVKVKEPQPEEIALLEPRHILFTYLHLAASKKLTEDLVATGCTAIAYETVEVKGRLPLLEPMSEIAGRMSSIVGSYHLAKHAGGRGILLGGVPGVAPGRVVVIGGGTAGVNAARVATGIGADVTILEVDFDRMRFLDITMDGARTVYSSETNLAELLPRVDLVIGAVLVPGAAAPKLITREMLRMMPSGSVFVDIAVDQGGCAETTRPTTHHAPTFVEEDVIHYCVANMPGAYARTATQALCNVTQRWVGLLADEGVQGACTRQPDLIGGINCHGGQLTCEPVGSAHGLPVTPAREALGMS, from the coding sequence GTGAAAATCGGCATTCCTAAGGAGATCAAGGCTCAGGAGGCGCGGATCGCAATGATCCCCGGAGTCGTTGGCGAACTGGTCCGACGCGGCCACGAAGTCTTTGTCCAGCAATCGTCCGGCGAGGGTTCGAGCTACACCGACGAGCAGTATGTCGCCCAAGGCGCGACGATGGTTCCGGACGCCGCCGCGGTCTTCGGCAGCGCCGACATGATCGTGAAGGTCAAAGAACCGCAGCCTGAGGAAATCGCACTCCTTGAACCGCGCCACATTCTATTCACCTACCTGCACCTCGCGGCATCGAAGAAGCTCACGGAAGATCTGGTTGCGACCGGCTGCACCGCGATCGCCTACGAGACGGTCGAGGTCAAAGGCCGGCTGCCCCTGCTTGAGCCGATGAGCGAGATCGCCGGGCGGATGTCATCCATCGTCGGTTCCTACCACCTCGCCAAGCACGCCGGCGGACGCGGCATTCTCCTCGGCGGAGTGCCCGGAGTCGCACCCGGAAGGGTCGTCGTTATCGGCGGCGGCACCGCGGGCGTGAACGCTGCCCGCGTCGCAACGGGCATCGGCGCCGACGTCACCATTCTCGAGGTCGATTTCGACCGGATGCGGTTCCTCGACATCACCATGGATGGCGCGCGCACCGTCTACTCCAGCGAAACGAACCTCGCCGAACTGCTGCCGCGCGTTGATCTCGTCATCGGGGCGGTGCTCGTCCCGGGCGCCGCCGCACCGAAGCTGATCACTCGGGAAATGCTCCGCATGATGCCTTCCGGCAGTGTGTTCGTCGACATCGCGGTCGATCAGGGCGGCTGCGCCGAGACCACCCGGCCGACAACTCACCACGCCCCGACTTTCGTCGAGGAAGATGTCATCCACTACTGCGTAGCCAACATGCCCGGTGCCTATGCCCGCACCGCCACCCAGGCGCTGTGCAATGTGACCCAGCGCTGGGTCGGCCTGCTTGCCGACGAGGGAGTCCAAGGCGCCTGCACCCGCCAGCCCGACCTGATCGGCGGCATCAACTGCCACGGCGGCCAACTGACCTGCGAACCGGTCGGCAGCGCACACGGCCTGCCCGTCACGCCAGCCCGAGAAGCCCTCGGAATGTCGTAG
- a CDS encoding sulfatase, producing MSGAEVIPKPRGRLGAALGIGVFLAYQYGHALWRLANGSGSMDSKFSRVAIDDYRSYLIGQNLMVLIAYVLVGMAAWLLLMPLVDRVRNRWKSGWSAFGAGLVGASLLHGYFMFRLVHSRPYFTGDAAFGSWYYGVLELPPVSWRPLVNGLLFDALPWAMLLGVIFWWFSRMGNRGRLAVGSMIIALAVTGFVNERGWRAAASATATSEGQPPNVIIIGSDSLRGDRLGYAGYRPGRTDGPAAAGVSPEIDTWSESAAVFEVCRTPIGSTLESGVSVMSSTYPHTHGLRQMFASREQIEAVRDGVTPIASLLSQRGYDTAAIGDWCAGFYELTPLGFEDIDVSSFDSFQIYVSQAVVMAHFVVPLYFDNALGYHLFPQIRSFAQFVTPEVVTRRVEERIRSQASSGRPFFWSVFYSCNHLPYRAAEPYCRMFGDPDYRGPNATGVDFDIDAFIGGTDVESKWSALPEKEAKQIRALYDGCTRQFDHCFGRIIDSLEENGLLENTIVVLTADHGDDLYEPGVTLGHGLGFNGADASYHVPLAIRVPGNDGQRFDEQVRTIDLAPTLAGLLDVPIPEEWEGRSLKPWLDDPEAAADRAYYGETQFPFIHFKVPGVDRPELPPMDGLTRVAPEFNHQFVLRPEYLQPLIDAKQRCLRTRDWKLVCTPDVDGKRHFGLFHTRTDPDSLEDLAEERPEVVAPMRRALEAWIDDHAETQIDGIFPDGEPAGPER from the coding sequence GTGAGCGGAGCGGAAGTCATACCCAAGCCGCGTGGCCGTCTCGGAGCCGCGCTGGGGATCGGCGTGTTCCTCGCCTATCAGTATGGCCACGCGCTGTGGCGTCTGGCGAACGGTTCGGGAAGCATGGACAGCAAGTTCAGTCGCGTGGCGATCGACGATTACCGCAGTTACCTGATCGGTCAGAACCTGATGGTGCTCATCGCTTATGTTCTGGTCGGAATGGCTGCATGGCTGCTCCTGATGCCGTTGGTCGACCGGGTGCGCAACCGATGGAAAAGCGGTTGGTCTGCGTTCGGAGCGGGCTTGGTCGGTGCGTCCCTCTTGCACGGGTATTTCATGTTCCGGCTCGTCCACTCGCGACCCTACTTTACCGGAGACGCGGCGTTCGGGAGCTGGTACTACGGAGTGCTCGAGCTTCCGCCCGTTTCGTGGAGACCGTTGGTGAACGGGCTTCTGTTCGACGCCCTGCCATGGGCCATGTTGTTGGGGGTGATCTTCTGGTGGTTCAGCCGGATGGGCAATCGCGGGCGGCTTGCTGTCGGGTCCATGATCATCGCGTTGGCTGTTACCGGGTTCGTCAACGAGAGAGGCTGGCGTGCGGCCGCATCGGCGACGGCGACGAGTGAGGGCCAGCCGCCGAATGTGATCATCATCGGTTCTGATTCCCTGCGCGGAGATCGACTGGGTTATGCGGGATATCGGCCGGGGCGGACTGACGGCCCGGCAGCGGCCGGTGTGTCACCGGAGATCGACACGTGGTCGGAGAGCGCGGCGGTATTCGAGGTTTGCCGGACACCGATCGGATCGACTCTCGAGTCCGGTGTTTCGGTGATGTCCTCGACCTATCCGCATACCCACGGACTGCGGCAGATGTTCGCCAGCCGTGAGCAGATCGAGGCGGTTAGGGACGGAGTTACGCCGATTGCCTCGCTACTGAGCCAACGGGGCTATGACACCGCCGCGATTGGTGACTGGTGTGCCGGCTTTTACGAACTGACCCCGCTCGGATTTGAGGACATCGATGTCTCCAGTTTCGACAGCTTCCAGATTTACGTCAGCCAGGCCGTGGTCATGGCGCACTTCGTCGTGCCTCTGTATTTCGACAACGCGCTTGGCTACCATCTGTTTCCTCAGATCCGCTCGTTCGCGCAATTTGTGACTCCGGAAGTGGTGACGCGTCGGGTCGAGGAACGGATCCGTAGCCAGGCTTCGAGCGGGAGGCCGTTCTTCTGGTCCGTTTTCTACTCGTGCAACCATCTCCCGTATCGGGCGGCCGAGCCATACTGTCGAATGTTCGGGGACCCCGACTATCGTGGACCGAATGCGACCGGGGTCGACTTCGACATCGATGCGTTCATCGGCGGCACCGATGTCGAGTCGAAGTGGTCGGCGCTGCCCGAGAAGGAGGCGAAGCAGATCCGGGCGCTGTATGACGGATGCACGCGCCAGTTCGACCATTGTTTCGGCCGGATCATCGATTCGCTGGAGGAAAACGGTTTGCTCGAGAACACGATCGTGGTGCTCACGGCCGATCACGGCGATGATCTCTACGAGCCGGGAGTGACCCTCGGGCACGGACTCGGATTCAATGGCGCCGATGCGTCGTATCACGTTCCTTTGGCAATCCGTGTGCCTGGAAACGATGGCCAACGGTTCGACGAGCAGGTTAGGACGATCGATCTGGCTCCGACTTTGGCCGGGTTGCTCGATGTCCCGATTCCGGAAGAATGGGAGGGGCGCAGCCTGAAGCCTTGGCTGGATGACCCGGAGGCTGCGGCGGACCGGGCCTATTACGGCGAAACCCAGTTCCCGTTCATCCATTTCAAGGTCCCGGGAGTCGATCGCCCTGAGCTTCCTCCGATGGACGGCCTGACCCGGGTGGCCCCGGAGTTCAACCATCAGTTCGTACTACGCCCGGAGTACCTCCAGCCGCTGATCGATGCCAAGCAACGTTGTCTCCGGACGCGGGATTGGAAATTGGTTTGCACGCCCGATGTCGATGGGAAGCGGCACTTCGGTCTCTTCCACACACGAACGGATCCGGACAGTCTGGAAGACCTCGCCGAGGAACGGCCGGAGGTCGTGGCGCCGATGCGCAGGGCGTTGGAGGCGTGGATCGATGATCACGCCGAGACGCAGATCGATGGGATTTTTCCGGATGGAGAGCCTGCCGGGCCGGAGCGTTGA
- a CDS encoding MGDG synthase family glycosyltransferase — protein sequence MPPRILIVTAAFGEGHNSAARNLSLALDELGAETKVADPCMLAVPRATGTLSKAYRLVTTYSPKLWHQIYETTGKVDFSRQRIPLMRQPERFLADLIRDFQPHAVVSTYPLYPYFLERIFAESGEPVPVFTVVTDSIEVNSAWLDAPETRWLVTDEFTRQSMIDHGLPADRIVETGFAVNPDFSRLSPLRSDAPVSPFDVLYFATPKLPHVRRITKAVLNAHPDTRVTIVLGKNVRLLYQRAHEIKERFPGRVRIKGWTRKVPQLLASHHLVIGKAGGATVHEAIAACCPMLVHHLVPGQEEGNLELLKRIGGGSLAAGPDAIARQTAEMLADGAAGWRRMKSALSRHGRNAGALTSAHYILGTIDHETSGIDQ from the coding sequence ATGCCTCCCCGGATCCTGATCGTCACCGCCGCCTTCGGAGAAGGACACAACAGCGCCGCCCGGAATCTGTCCCTCGCCTTGGACGAACTTGGCGCGGAAACCAAGGTCGCCGACCCCTGCATGCTCGCCGTCCCGCGAGCCACCGGCACCCTGAGCAAGGCCTACCGGCTGGTCACAACCTACTCGCCGAAACTCTGGCACCAGATCTACGAAACGACGGGCAAGGTCGACTTCTCCCGGCAGCGGATCCCGCTGATGCGCCAGCCGGAACGCTTCCTCGCCGACCTGATCCGCGACTTCCAACCGCATGCCGTCGTCAGCACCTACCCGCTCTACCCGTATTTCCTTGAGCGCATCTTTGCCGAGTCGGGCGAACCGGTGCCGGTGTTCACCGTGGTTACCGACTCCATCGAGGTGAATTCCGCGTGGCTCGATGCCCCCGAAACCCGCTGGCTGGTGACCGACGAGTTCACCCGCCAGTCGATGATCGATCACGGCCTTCCCGCCGACCGGATCGTCGAGACCGGCTTCGCGGTGAACCCGGACTTCTCCCGACTCAGCCCGCTGCGCTCCGACGCCCCGGTTTCGCCTTTCGACGTCCTCTACTTCGCCACCCCAAAGCTACCCCACGTCCGCCGCATCACCAAGGCAGTGCTCAATGCCCATCCGGACACCCGCGTCACGATCGTGCTCGGGAAAAACGTCAGGCTCCTCTATCAGCGCGCCCACGAAATCAAGGAGCGCTTCCCGGGCCGCGTCCGGATCAAAGGCTGGACCCGCAAGGTCCCGCAACTCCTTGCCAGCCACCACCTTGTCATCGGCAAGGCCGGCGGGGCCACAGTGCATGAAGCCATCGCCGCCTGTTGCCCGATGCTCGTCCACCACCTCGTTCCCGGACAGGAGGAGGGAAACCTCGAACTCCTCAAGCGCATCGGTGGCGGCAGCCTGGCGGCAGGCCCCGACGCCATCGCCCGCCAGACCGCCGAGATGCTCGCCGACGGCGCCGCAGGCTGGCGCCGCATGAAGTCCGCCCTCTCGCGTCATGGCCGCAACGCCGGCGCCCTCACCTCGGCGCACTACATCCTCGGAACCATCGATCACGAAACATCGGGCATTGATCAATGA
- a CDS encoding HAD family phosphatase: MTFLFDIGKVILDFDFETSLARLLSPGVPAENLHELLGDKDAFERGDIPLDDYIDQALAALGPDVTREAFEHAWRDIFTPNRPMWAEIERLSEAGHRLLLFSNTNAIHTPWMLENYEIFARFEAGTYSFEANSMKPEESIYRQAIANHDLEPAETLYIDDLPANIETGRRLGFRAHQYRLDDHPAFESWLASELESAARSGTFQVP, from the coding sequence GTGACCTTTCTGTTCGACATTGGCAAAGTCATTCTCGACTTCGACTTCGAGACCTCGCTCGCCCGCCTGCTTTCCCCCGGCGTCCCGGCCGAGAACCTTCACGAACTGCTCGGCGACAAGGACGCTTTCGAGCGCGGTGATATTCCGCTCGACGACTACATCGACCAGGCCCTTGCCGCCCTCGGCCCCGACGTGACGCGCGAAGCGTTCGAACATGCGTGGCGCGACATCTTCACGCCCAACCGCCCCATGTGGGCGGAAATCGAGCGCCTCTCGGAAGCCGGACACCGTCTCCTTCTTTTCTCCAACACCAACGCAATCCACACCCCCTGGATGCTGGAGAACTACGAGATCTTCGCCCGCTTCGAAGCCGGCACGTATTCCTTCGAGGCGAACTCGATGAAACCGGAGGAGTCAATCTACCGGCAGGCGATCGCCAACCATGACCTCGAGCCCGCGGAAACCCTCTACATCGACGACCTCCCGGCCAACATCGAAACTGGCCGGCGACTCGGCTTTCGTGCCCACCAGTACCGTCTCGACGATCACCCCGCCTTCGAATCCTGGTTGGCCAGCGAACTCGAAAGCGCCGCAAGGAGCGGCACCTTCCAGGTGCCGTAA
- a CDS encoding ABC transporter ATP-binding protein translates to MKRFYPYFAYLAEAKGRFLAGILSGLLFAAFSGFGMPFMVEKVFPVIFGSRPEIEAVIDRLVEAEGPEEADRLLQEAFPGDMKSREETAQVQLWFNEKFGDDKGRTAMLVAAAMLVPITALLRGMAGFFNVYWITSAGLHVLRRIQQSVFDKLQRLPLGFFSGRQTGDLIARVNGDSGILQGVVTTISNDLIKQPFTLLFALGYLVYKSIENQSAFFVLLCLLTIPIAVLPIRVLGKRLMRRAGNMQKEAGNNTAILAETLGATREVRAFNLEDMLAKRFLDGVARWTHLHLKVVKYRYFVPPIIEMLAAGAVAAALTFGSVQGMTLEQFLPLVIALYMCYDPIKKLGEVHNRLKQGEASLDRLEVILNAEEGVTDPPDPVRIQKVKGEIRFEGVNFAYGKAPALKEVDTVIPAGQIVALVGPSGAGKTTFASMIPRFYDPVDGIIRLDGVDLKTLRLKELRDFITLVPQEAVLFSGTIEENIRLGRLSASREEIEQAARLANAHDFISGFSDGYATQVGERGAQLSGGQKQRISIARAFLKNAPVLILDEATAALDGDSESQIQKELADLAKGRTTLIIAHRFSTIRIADRILVFEKGRIVGDGTFEELEQGHDLFRSLLENQRH, encoded by the coding sequence ATGAAGCGCTTCTATCCATACTTCGCCTACCTCGCCGAGGCGAAGGGCCGGTTTCTGGCCGGTATTCTGTCCGGGCTGCTCTTCGCGGCCTTCAGCGGCTTCGGGATGCCGTTCATGGTGGAGAAGGTCTTCCCGGTCATTTTCGGTTCCAGGCCTGAGATCGAGGCGGTGATCGACCGCTTGGTTGAGGCGGAAGGTCCGGAGGAGGCGGACCGGCTGCTGCAGGAGGCCTTCCCGGGGGACATGAAGAGCCGTGAGGAGACCGCGCAGGTCCAGCTCTGGTTCAACGAGAAATTCGGCGACGACAAGGGGCGCACCGCGATGCTGGTCGCCGCTGCCATGCTGGTCCCGATCACGGCACTGCTGCGGGGGATGGCGGGCTTCTTCAATGTCTACTGGATCACTTCGGCGGGTCTCCACGTGCTGCGACGCATCCAGCAGTCGGTTTTCGACAAGCTCCAGCGCCTGCCGCTCGGATTCTTCAGCGGGCGGCAAACCGGAGATCTCATCGCTCGCGTCAACGGCGACTCGGGAATTCTCCAAGGAGTCGTAACAACCATTTCAAACGATCTTATCAAACAGCCGTTCACTCTGCTGTTTGCATTGGGTTATCTGGTCTACAAAAGCATTGAGAATCAGAGCGCTTTCTTTGTTCTGCTCTGCCTTTTGACGATTCCCATCGCGGTGCTTCCAATACGCGTTTTAGGCAAACGTTTGATGCGTCGCGCGGGCAACATGCAGAAGGAAGCGGGCAACAACACCGCGATCCTCGCCGAGACTTTGGGTGCCACGCGGGAGGTTCGTGCCTTCAATTTGGAGGACATGCTGGCGAAGCGCTTCCTCGACGGAGTCGCCCGCTGGACCCATCTGCACCTCAAGGTGGTCAAGTATCGCTACTTCGTCCCGCCGATCATCGAAATGCTCGCCGCCGGTGCGGTGGCGGCGGCGCTGACCTTCGGCTCGGTTCAGGGAATGACCTTGGAGCAGTTCCTGCCCCTCGTGATCGCGCTCTACATGTGCTACGACCCGATCAAGAAGCTCGGCGAGGTGCACAACCGGCTCAAGCAGGGTGAGGCATCGCTTGACCGGCTCGAGGTGATCCTGAATGCCGAGGAAGGTGTTACCGATCCGCCGGATCCGGTGAGGATCCAGAAGGTGAAGGGGGAGATCCGTTTCGAGGGAGTTAACTTCGCCTATGGCAAGGCACCGGCATTGAAGGAGGTTGATACGGTGATTCCCGCGGGCCAGATCGTGGCGCTCGTGGGTCCGTCCGGTGCGGGCAAGACGACCTTCGCTTCGATGATTCCGCGCTTCTACGATCCGGTCGATGGAATCATCCGGCTCGACGGGGTCGATCTGAAGACTCTGCGGCTGAAGGAGCTGCGCGACTTCATCACGCTGGTGCCGCAGGAGGCCGTGTTGTTCTCGGGAACCATTGAGGAGAACATCCGGCTCGGGCGCTTGTCCGCGAGTCGTGAGGAAATCGAGCAGGCGGCCCGGTTGGCGAACGCGCATGACTTCATCAGCGGCTTCTCGGATGGCTACGCGACGCAGGTCGGTGAGCGTGGTGCTCAGCTATCGGGCGGACAGAAGCAGCGGATTTCGATCGCGCGTGCGTTTCTGAAGAACGCTCCGGTGCTGATTCTCGATGAGGCGACCGCGGCGCTCGACGGTGACAGCGAGTCGCAGATTCAGAAGGAGCTCGCGGATCTGGCGAAGGGGCGCACGACGCTGATCATCGCCCACCGCTTCAGCACGATCCGGATTGCCGATCGGATCCTGGTGTTCGAGAAGGGGCGGATCGTGGGTGACGGGACGTTTGAGGAGCTGGAGCAAGGCCACGACCTGTTCCGGAGCTTGCTGGAGAACCAGCGGCATTGA